The following nucleotide sequence is from Triticum dicoccoides isolate Atlit2015 ecotype Zavitan chromosome 7B, WEW_v2.0, whole genome shotgun sequence.
NNNNNNNNNNNNNNNNNNNNNNNNNNNNNNNNNNNNNNNNNNNNNNNNNNNNNNNNNNNNNNNNNNNNNNNNNNNNNNNNNNNNNNNNNNNNNNNNNNNGACACCCCCAAATTGCTGACTACTTTTTTTGGCATTTTCGGGAACAGGGAAATTTTGCTTTGCTCTCGCGATTGATCAAGACGCTTTAGATTCTGTGCGCTCGCAGCTCCATAAGCTTGAGACGATGAGTTGGGGCCGCGGAGAGGATCGCGGGGTTTCCCGTCGTCACGGACCTCCATAAGCTGGCGACCTGGGCGACACAGTTCTGCATGCACGAGGCCGACACGGACCTGATGCCCAACGCCGACAGGCTAGTCGAGTTTGGCGAGCTGCACACTGCCGAAGAATGCCACGGCCAGGATGAACTGATGCCCAGGACAAGTCGCCCGATGCGCTGGTTCACCACACCTGCCGCAGAGGGCCGTCCTTCACGGGGGACGATGACAAGCTCCGCGACCGGACCCTCCCAGGACACACAGTGAGGTGCTCGGGGACGCGGACGAGACCATCGTTGTAGGCGCGTCTAACAGGAAGGTGACGTGGTGTCGTTGCTGGAAGCAGTCACCGGCGGAGTCGTGAACATGGCAAGGTGGCAGACGGGAGCGAGATGGAGGCACGTGCTCGGCAAGTTCGGACCTCAGGCCAAGTGCCTGGCTTCTGGGCCGTGCCACTTGCCCTTGTGCGGTCCCTCTTCGAGTCCAAGTGGTCCAGGTCTTCGTCCTGATGAAAAACAATTCTAGAAAAAATCCTAGGTCCTTTTGAGTTCGCGAAGGTCCCTGAAAGTTAAAAATACACAAAACAAGATTTTCCTCTTCTGCAGAGTTATAACCCAAATATAGGGGATCATGTGGAAAATCCCCGAAATCAatgtagaacatggatataatcatAAATAAGATGCAAATATGTTGGAATATAACACAATAAACTTAAAGTTTAGGGATGCATTTTACATGCATCACTGCTTGCTTCACGAAACAGCTAACGGGGAAGGCGCTCGACGAAGGCCATGAGCAGCACTCGTTCATCTCTCGTCGGGAGTGGCGTTACCTCTTCCCGAACACCCTCCACGTGCAACGGACGGAGGGGAGCAACAACCCCTCCACCTCTAGCTTCTCCAACACAGCCTGTGACACTGATGAGCCACAACACTGGACAACGGAGGATGCCATTTCCAAGCACACCACGAAGACGTACACACTGGAcgcaagtgtaacatcccaaagtaGGACACGAAAGGGGGTAGATTTAGGATCTGTacacttgcatgtcatgcatttgaAATGTGGGTAAATTTCAAACTTTTGTTTTGAGATAACAAAGTGATTGAGATTTGAACTTGGTGATGAGTTAGAGCTAGGTCATCATAAGTTTTGAAGTAAATTTCAACATGATCTTTGTTCAAATCCAAAATTTGGGCTTTCAAATTTGAACAATAACACAAGTGAGTCTTTGACTCATAAACACTTACACAAGATAGATGGTTCTAAAACAAACATGAACCATACACatatatttgaattcaaaattgaGGTTTGAATTATTCAAACTTGAGTTCAAATGAGAAAATTCATAATAAATAtaataaaattcagaaaaaatataataaaaatatCACAATGCTCACAAAAGTATCCTTATCCACAACAGTATTTTTACAAGATTAATTACAGGAGGAAATATCAATTCCCCAAATACATAAATACATTATCCCAATCTCCGTGATGGCCTCCGTTGCCTTGCCCCCCAGGGAGGTTGTTCCTAGTTAGTTCCCGTTATTCATCCACTTGCATTGCTTGTATTTGCAATTGGCAAATTAACTTGCATGATTGCTATCCTTGTCTTAAATGCGATAGCGAGCCTATGAAATTAGGTTAGATAATCAGAGGTTAGCATTGTGAAATTGGAAAGAATCATAACTATATAATAAGAGAGAAAAAACAAACCGAGCAAGAACAGTAGAGTTGGGCATTATAGTTTATGAGAAACCATTTTGTGCCTCTCAACGTTAGAATCAAAATTGGCATAATTCTTTTAGCTAGACTAGTAATAACTTCAGAACAAAATATAGAAGCATTTGTCAGTTTGCTGTCTTTATTTGCACACCCACAATGTTTCGGATTGTCCAAGTTTTCATGTATAATACTTTGTCCATTTTTATAGGTGGCATTAGCATTTGAAACATTCAAGCATCCACCATTTACATTCAACGTTTCATTATAGAGCTTTCTTTACAAAATTTCTGAAAATAATAATTCTAGCGTCAATTGCTTCTTTTTTTTCTCATTCTTTGGTCAATCTGTACTTTCTACAAATCCCAGAGCAATTTGCGGGATATCCTTTAGTTATATAGAGAAGCCACACCCAACATGTATTTTACATAAATGAAAATGCTAATACAAAAAAAAAAGAACTTGAGAAGTACCTGGGTCGGCCATTTGTGTCTTGGACAAATACCAAATCACGACACTTGCTGTTGGTAATGTGAACCATTTTCTCAAGCCTATATAATTAGGAGAGCAGCGTTAGTTGTATGTGTTGCTTTGAGGAACAAATAAAAGACCTTCCATGTCACTGGATTAAATTATGCAATGCCTGGCCAAACCTTACATGCAACCCCAAGAACAAACCAGAAATCAAGTAATGCAGACAATgctaatttttttaataaaaaaacaCTGCTTGTGGACCAACCACTGGTACCAACTCACCGGAACAGCTAGTTGTGCCAAGATATGAGATGACTCCATTGTAGTCATGGTGGTTTGGGTAATCTTTATAGGTTGTAATAACATGAATGCAGTCTTCAAAAATTTAAAAAGATTGTTGGTCAAAAATAGTATGTTTGAATCATGGAATACATGCATATCTTAAAAAGGGATGGACAGAGCTAGTATATTGAGCAGAAGCATTATAGTTACCTGTAGGTACTGGCATCCCACAAACATACAGTCCCATCATCTAACATTGTAACCAGTATTGGAAGCTTTGGGTGGCAAGCAACCCAGGTCATTTTACGCCCACTCACGCTAAGAGTGTGAACAACTTCTTGTGTCTTCAAATCCCATATCTGATTTTCACACAAATTATGAGGCTTATATATGCACACAACTATTATCATTCCTGTTATGAAAACAATCATCAATGCTTAATGTTCTTCACCTCAGAGTTGTGTGAGTCAAATCTCAAAGTAACCATCAAGTGCTGATGACCGCGAGTGAAGAAATAATCAGCCATGACGAATGGCCCCTTCAGTGTGGTTTCAAGACTGGAAGTTTTGATGTTCCAGACCTATAAATCTCATGCAGAGAAGACATCTTTTAACATTAAATATACAAATAACAACCAAAATAACTGAATTAGTCAATTATTCACTAACTACAACACGCACACATACGAAGACTTAGGGAAGGAAGAGGCGATAACAAACCTTTACTCTGTCCTCATCGGTAACACAAGCAAAAGTGTTGGTGTCCCTTGGATTAAACTTGACACTGTGCACACCATCATAATATGTATTCTCAGGTTTCACGTCGAAATTTTGAACTTTCCAGTTCTCACTCCAGTCCCAAAGCTTGATATTTCTACTAAAAGCAGACGATGAAAGAAGGTATGGCTTTGCTGGGTGTGCAGCCAGAGAGTTCACAGATTTTTTATCATAAGCTCTGATTTTCTTGACCTCCTGCAGCTTAGTGTTGGTGGAATCATAGACATAGATGTATCCGCGACCATCCCCCACTACCAACCGTTTCCCTTCGGCGGTAAATTTGACTGAAAAAACCGAATCTTGGACAGACCTCTCTTTGATGAGTTGAAAAAAGGCAGGTCGCTGCCATGCACCCTTGTCTGGCACCTCATTGACCTGCAACTTCATCACAGTTTCCTGCCACACAATCAGCAGATTAAGTTTCACCAACTTAATTTTCACTGCATTAGCAACCACACGCTGGCTATAAAGTAGCAGTAATGATACCTGCTTCTGGTAGTCCCAAATGGAAAAATCCCCTCCCTCATGACCCGTCACAATCCTATGATGCATATTATGGTGCAAATAAGAGGAAATATTGGAATAACTAATATAAGAGTTGCGTCACTGGATGGGCTATAATTCTATAAATATGACTCACCATGGCTTAGTGGGGTGCGCATCAATGGATGTCACCAGGGTCATTCTCTTTATTGATCTTGATATGATCTGGTAAAACAAGTTAATATAATGCAAATTGTTAAGAGAATTAACCACTGCAGGAAATTAAATGATCAATCTActacattctactccctccgttcctaaatataagtcttttaagacattgcaaatggactacaacatacggatgtatgtagacatattttagagtgtaggttcactcattttgcttcgtatgtagtcacttgttggaatctctaaaaagacttatatttgggaacggagggagtacaaaacgtTAAAAAAATATCTAAGGCCCATCGATTGAAGAGTGCTGTTTTGACTGGAACACAGGGATTTTGGAAGGAACATGGAATATATATCCCAAGTCTTAATAGGATACATACGGGCATGGGTAGCTTGAATCATGCATGTCAACATTATAATCACCTGGCAGCTTGCGAGATCACAAGTGATAGGTGTCAGCATTGCCCGATACACCTCTGCCTTAAGCTTCTTAACATGCTTCATAAAGCCACTGTCCATTTTCAGCTTGCCAGAAATGGATGACTCCAATTTTCCGTAGTCTTGCTTCGACTCTACGATAATCATGAGCACCTCAAACTTGACCGTGTCTTTGGGAGGTTGTGCATGCATATTCATTGTCGCATACACAACCAAAGTCGAATGGGGCTTCATTATCTCTGATTTTGTAAATTGCCCATTTATTGGTTTAATCCAGATGCAAACGTAACGGTTTGTCCTGTTGGTTAGGGTCACTGGGCATCCAGATCCAGTAGTTTCCTTGTTTTTTGGCTCCTTGGGGAAGAGAAGCCGCTGCGGGTAGACCTCAAGAAGCTTGCTAGTCTCAGAGGAACAGGTGTCTATCTGCAAGCAACAGCCACAAATAATCAACTCACAAATGGTACCTTGACGTGCCATGTATAACAATTGGCGTGGTGTCCCTCTGTTTCAAACAACTTAGATTTCACTATCGACTTCAGTATGCTGCAATTTCTCTGGAATGCATGTTTGGATGCAACAAAAGGTACCTTATATCCGCCTGTCTCTCCGGGTTCCTTGGATATGCTGATTATTTTCTGCGGATGGAATGGTGCTGCAGAAACTCCCACTGACTGTGCCTTGTCCACCGACTTGGAGATAGAGCTCCTTGCCTACATAACAAATGAAGATCACCAATTCTCATcacagaaaaaaaggaaagaatgaAGATCATCAAGACACAATGTAACATCTCAAAAAAACAAACAACTTTTCTGCTTGACAAGAAATTACTGTTATAGAAGTTCAGCTTAATTACTTATATAGCTCAGTTATTATAGCTTGAGGCATCCTTTTATATGAAATCGGGTTGCCCAACTATGACAATGATTTAAATGAAACTTAAGCATTTGAAATACCTTATTGATAATACCAGTACTAGAGCCTTGTCCAACCACCCTGGCCGCTGAAGCGGACTCATCTAAGCCTGCCAGAAGAACAATAAATACATGTCACAGTTTAGATTACACCTGTGATATCTGTAAGAGCACATATGTGTACTAGTGGTACTGTAAAAGACCCTTTTTAAGTTTGATTTCATACATTCTTATTAAACAGCATGATGCAAGTAATGGTCGGGGTAACATGGAAGATGCGGCGTTACCATCTGGTAAGGAAGTATCTGGCACCACCGTGCTACCCCCTAGTTTCTTGTTTTTCTGAATCTTCCCTTTCGGCCTGCAAGTTTCGTGCAACAAAATCAAATGCTTTACCAACAAGTAAAGGTATAGGAGGTTAACTCATCGACATTTATAACCAACAAAATTCGTAAAATAGATAAAAGAGGCATGTTTGGATAATGCATAGAGCAGGCCAAGTAACTGAGCATACTAATCCACAAGATAGATAAAAGGGACATATACATTTGGATAGCTCTATGGCAGGCTAATTGAGCGTACTTGTGCAGGTACCTTACCTGGCAACATCTGTTTCCTTTGCCtcccctttgtttttgttttgggaACTAGCTACAGCTGTTTTCTTTGTCTCCCTTTTGTCTTTAATTTTAGAACTTATCTGGTTGTCCTTCACCAATTTTTCCACCTGAAATAGGAAAGAAAATTAAACAAATTCATATACAGTATTACAACTGATAAGCTTACATAAAACAATGTGGTATTTATCTAGAGCACTGATTTGTATTTAACAACAAAACAAATAGATTTTGGTATCATCCTGCATAATCAGTGAGGCACTAGCTAGGCCTAGTGtgacatgcatacatacatacatacataaagatGTTGTGCTGTGTCAAGGTAAAGCAACGACGATACCTCTTGTGGCAAATCAGCAAGAATCTGCAGAATCTTGGTCAACAGCAAATTGTTCAAGGCACCGTCGGCGCGGAGCTGAGCCACAATTTCCTTAAGCTCGGCCAGCTCCGAGTTGTTCAAGGCACCGTTGGCAAGCAGTAGGGCGTTCATGTTGAGCAGCACATCGAGGCAGACCCCGCCCAGCTTCTCGGCGATGTCGGTGGCGTTGAAAGCACGGCGCAGGACCCCCTTGCGCTTGCACTCGGCGACAAACTCGGACGCGCGCTGCAGGGCCTTCTCTAGGCCCTTGGCCGTGTCCCTCATCAAGTGGTCCTCCATGATCTTGGGCGAACCCTGCAGGTTCTTGGCGATGGCCCTCAGGATGAGCAGGAGGTTGTCGATCTTGCGGCACTCCTCCACGTTGTGTTTGGCCTTGTCCAGCGCACCCTTGATCTTGAACCCAAACCCCAGGAACTCCTTAAAGAGGCTGAACGGATCGGCCATCTCTTCCTCCGCATGAGTGCAACCGATTGATCGATCGGCCGGTCTACAAAATCACCGTGGAAATTCCCCCTTTGCAGAGAGACAAACAGAGGAGACGGATAAGGTTGTTAGGATAAGCAAAATAAGAGGGGTTAATCGATCCCTGCAAACCCTGATAATCCTAATTTTGCAAAATTCCCAGTCGGAGAAGAAATCCCCAAATCCTAAACCCTAGCGTGTTGAATCCCAAGACCCATTTTGTGCAGTGCACTTTATTAGTAATAAAAAGATAAAGAAGAGGTTGAGTACCTCAGCTGACGACGCTGCGCACCCCTACCGTCGCTGTTCCGACGAAGAGGAGAGGACGCGCGCGAACGAGGCGCTGCCGGCGCCGGAGTGTCCGATCGATacacaagggaagggaagggaagggaagggaagagaGCAAGTGGGAGCGGAAGTGGGGTTAAGGAAGCAAATTGGGATTCCATCACAAATACGCGTAGAAATGGATCATTCCAATCGCTGACTCGTCGTGTGTACACCATGACTTTGCGTTCCAGCTTTCCAGGTCGTCTTCCCACGCACGCTTCTTACAAGCTGTCTGCTCGAACTGGCCCACGGCCCAGATGCCATAACAATGTCAGCCCACTAAGGACCACATTCCTTACACTCCCAGCCCACGCACTCTTCTTACAAGCTGTCTTCTCTATATTTTCAttgttttccttttctgtttttttttcaagtTTTATTTTCATCTTTTTTAGTTTTTCTGTTCTTTTTTTCCCTTTCCTTCGCTTTTCATTTTTGAAATTTTATAAATATAtagaaaatattcaaaaaaattgcatttaaaaaatgttccaagtttaaaaaattgttcgcatttTGAAAAATATGTTCAAACTTTTCACCAAAATGTTCTAAAAAATTGTTCATGCATTCGAAAAATGTTTGCATTTCCAAAGTTGTTTTCAGAAAGATTCTCCATTCTAAACTTTTTGCGAAGCTTATTGAGAAATATAATATGGATGGGAATGTGAGAGGGCATATTCCGAGGAAGGTGAATGCCTCTTCAAAGCTCAAAGCTTTCAAGTGTGAATTAAGTAAAGTTCCCTGGCCAGTTTGATCAGTTTACGATCAACTAAAGTTCTCTTAAAAAATGGACACTTGCAGAGATAACGGCAAATTAAAGGTTGTCCAGGAAGAGGAGAGAATTATGAAGCAAGCCAAGGATGAAGCTTTTCATGTCGATTCTTCCAAGAGGAAGAACAACTGGAAAGGTCCTCAGAAGCCTGAGGAAGAAACCATTCAAGCCTCACCACCAGACTCCTCCGGGTGCAAAAGGCGCAAAGTCAGCCACATGAACTTCTTTCGCTTCCCCTGGGGTGTTGTGTTTCCATTACGATGAAGACACTAATGGGAAAGGGCTTATAGGTGATCACATATTAGCGGCGGGCAGGGCAGGGCACCCACAACAGTTACTTTGGAAAAGTTAGCTATGGCGGGTGCCATGGTGCGTCCGCCACAAGTTGTGCAGAAGCAGTTGCGGGTGCTTTTGGATGCCCGCCACA
It contains:
- the LOC119337526 gene encoding uncharacterized protein LOC119337526, which encodes MADPFSLFKEFLGFGFKIKGALDKAKHNVEECRKIDNLLLILRAIAKNLQGSPKIMEDHLMRDTAKGLEKALQRASEFVAECKRKGVLRRAFNATDIAEKLGGVCLDVLLNMNALLLANGALNNSELAELKEIVAQLRADGALNNLLLTKILQILADLPQEVEKLVKDNQISSKIKDKRETKKTAVASSQNKNKGEAKETDVARPKGKIQKNKKLGGSTVVPDTSLPDGLDESASAARVVGQGSSTGIINKARSSISKSVDKAQSVGVSAAPFHPQKIISISKEPGETGGYKIDTCSSETSKLLEVYPQRLLFPKEPKNKETTGSGCPVTLTNRTNRYVCIWIKPINGQFTKSEIMKPHSTLVVYATMNMHAQPPKDTVKFEVLMIIVESKQDYGKLESSISGKLKMDSGFMKHVKKLKAEVYRAMLTPITCDLASCQIISRSIKRMTLVTSIDAHPTKPWIVTGHEGGDFSIWDYQKQETVMKLQVNEVPDKGAWQRPAFFQLIKERSVQDSVFSVKFTAEGKRLVVGDGRGYIYVYDSTNTKLQEVKKIRAYDKKSVNSLAAHPAKPYLLSSSAFSRNIKLWDWSENWKVQNFDVKPENTYYDGVHSVKFNPRDTNTFACVTDEDRVKVWNIKTSSLETTLKGPFVMADYFFTRGHQHLMVTLRFDSHNSEIWDLKTQEVVHTLSVSGRKMTWVACHPKLPILVTMLDDGTVCLWDASTYRLEKMVHITNSKCRDLVFVQDTNGRPRLAIAFKTRIAIMQVNLPIANTSNASG